AACAGtaagctgaggggaaaaaaagcattgctgCCAAAACACCTGAAACAACAGTGGTAGACAGAGTAtcctgaagaagctgaaaaagggaaagcaacAGCATgaattaatgggaaaaaaatctgattcgTAGTTGTAAACATCTCAGGTATAGCAGATAGAAGTTTTTGCCTATGATTTTAGATATCCTCACTACAATTTATTGAATGGTAAattaaaaaagtgaataaatcCGTTATTTTAAGTATTACACAATACTGGCAATGGCGCATGGAGAACCAGTGTGATACCTCCATCAGCTGTAGCCATTCATTTACAAAGCCTCCCCCGTCGAACTACAAGTTTTTAAGACACAGCAGAAAAGGAGGTATATTCACACCCTGGTGATACTAAGCTTAGAGCGAATCTTACCAGGGTGAAAATGctgtgtgaaaaacaaacaaacaaaaccaagcagaaaacacagaataaaaccCCTAGTGATTAAAGTTGGAACTGAAACACTGTCCTAGCTTTTTCACACAAAACTGCATTATTACCTGTGTAAATATTCCCCACGATTACACAGCCTGCTTGTACAGGAGCACAATTCAACCCAGAAGAGCAAATACTTGTACTAAATAATGTCACGTAAACTAATTTGCCAGAGGAAATGCTGGCCAGTCACAATACGATTTTCTTACTGCTACTAGTTGGGCTGATGCGAACCCAATGGAGGACAAAAATGCTGCATCTCACATGAGCTGGGCTGCCTTGGCTGGTCACCAGGTGCCCACACAGCTGCTTACCTTactccctctcctcagcacGATGAGgcagaaaatatgatggaaaaagCCTTGTAGGttgagacagagacagagagatcactcagcaattaCTGTCATGGTCAAAGCAGACCTGGCTTGGGAAAgattaatttattgcctattaatAACAGAATAGgacaacaaaaagtaaaaaaaaaaaaaaaaaaaaaaaaaaaaggacacctcccccccacctcccttcTTCCTCAACTCCAGTCCCAATTCTTCTACCTTCTCCGATCCCCAAACGGTGCAGGgaaatgggggctgtggtcagtctatagcatTTCACCTCCGccactccttctcggtcactccctgcccctgctccacgaggggtccctcccacgggatgctgtccttcccaaactgagcctgtgggggctgcccacaggcagcagctcttcaggaactgccccaacatggctccgtaccacggggtccatcccccaggagcaaactgctccagcacgggtcccccacgggcggcagctccccacacacccctgctcctgcgtgggctcctctccacgggctgcagctccggcccggggcctgctcctgcgggggctctccatgggccgcagcctcctccaggccacatccacctgctccaccgggggctcctccacgggggggctgcagcgtggagatctgctccatgtgggacccctgggctgcagggggacagcctgctccaccaggggcctctccacaggccgcaggggaactgctgctgcctgcctggagcacctcctgccctcctgctgcactgaccttggggcctgcagggctggttctgttttctcactcctctctcccagctgccgCACATCATTTTTTACCCTGTTACCTAAAAAGAGATCTTTTAGTTTCTAGCACTGAGTTTTGAAACACGACCACTTGACAAGAAGACCCAGGAAAACGCAtcatgaaaaagattttttatttatgatttcaGAGATCATCATCTGAGTCATTATCCTCAATTTTTTGTAGTGGCCGCTTAACACCGATTATTAAATCAATACTGAGAAGCTCTGTAACACaatgaagaactgaaattaCTAACTGGTATTTGCAATACACTGACTCCAAGCCTTTCTCATTCACAGGCAGAGGCTGATTTTTCCTGAGTGCATTTGTGGTTTTGAGATAAAATTTGGCAAAGCTGTTCCCTTCTGTTGTCCCATATAAGGACTTTGGAATAATTAACAAAGCATCAGCAACGACACTGGATATGACAGTTACCGCTGACTGCTGAAGCTGCTTTGCATAGTACTGAATATAATAATGTAACAAGATTTCAAAGTAACCTCCTACTGGCAAAACTGATCCTGCTTCTATGATGGAGCTGGAATAATTCTGTGCAATACTTACACAACCCTCTTCATGTTTGAATGGAATTATACCACAGCTAGCTTTCTCTAGATCTTTACTGACATCTAGGCGTTCACACACGGTAACTGTGTTAGCGTTGCCTGTTGTTAATACAGCAGTACTGTAATTCTTCTGATTGTCCACTGATAAATCACTTTCGTAGCCCTTGTGCATTTCACCTGAATGCTCACATTTTGCATGTGCTTTCTGTGCATCTGTGGAAGAgccagcccctctgcagggAATGTTTAACTCTTCACTGTGTGAGGCGGGATTTGAGGGTATCTGCGAAACTGTTTGTATACCTGCTGGATTTTCACTTCCCTTTAGAGCAGAGTCTACAATTTGTGTGTCTGTTTCACCCCTGTGTGTTTTCAGTTGATGTTCAGAAACCTGATTACTGttacaataaatatttcctattGTAAGTTGCTTCTGAGTAGCTGAAGAATGCCTGCTACAACCATCTGAGGCATCATTCTGGCTTTCACCTTTGGACCTGCATTCCTCCCTCCCATCAACTGTCTTAAACAGCTGTTGTAGCATCGTGAATGCCCCCTGTATGGCAGCAGCATGTTGCTCATTAACCCCATCCACTGGCCCACAAAGAACGAGGCAATGAGGCTGAAAGGCACACGCGCTGCTGGCGAAGCCAACGTGAGCGTATCTCTTGGAGCCCAGCAGCAAGGGCCGACAAAACATCACTGCTGCAGTGTCTGTGATTTCACTACACCCGTTATCACCAAAAGGCGAATAGGGCGAGACTCCCGTGATTTCACGGATAAGGGCAACTTCTTCCGAGGAGAGACACTCCACCACGGACACACCGTACAGCTTCGCGTAGTAGACAACGACGTCCTGCTGCTTCACGCTCGACAGCAGCAGCCCAACGTTGCTGCTCCGCAAGCGTTTCACCGCGGCTTCTGTTCTGGCCTCGCACCAGCGCCGGGCGGCCTCATACTGACCCTCGGAGCCCACGACGAGCTCGACGCCGGGCGCAGAGGGGCCGGCGTGCAGGGGCTCGGTGACCACCACGGCCCCCACGGCCCCGCTGGTGGGGCTGTAGGCGGCGAAGTCCCCGCGGAGGACGATGCCGGGCAGCACCGCGGAGCCGTCGAGGGGCAGGCCGGGCACGGCGGCGTGCAGCGCCTCGAAATGGCGGCCGAGGAGGCGCAgggcgggcgggcagcgggcggcgCAGCGGCCGAGGTACTCGCAGCACAGGCGGGCGAGGCGCCGCCGCTCGCCCGGCCCGACCCGGCCGCGCAGGTAGGCGTCCAGCAGCGCCTCCAGGGCGGCCAGGTCTACCCGCTGCTCCTCCCCGGGAAAGGCGGACAGGAGGTGGCGGCGCAGCCCCAGCGCGGCGGCCGGCTCCAGCACCCGCCTCTCGAAGTCGGGCagcgcccgcccggccccgccggccgcccgcAGGCCGCGCAGCACggcggccagcagcagcacgaaCGTCTTGGCGCCGTCCCCCGTCGCGCCTCGGTGGCGGCAGGCGGCGGCCGCCATCGCCCTGCGGGCACGCAGAGCCGGTCAGCGCCCGCTCCCCACCCCcgctccctcccttccccgtCCCCCCGCGGTACCTGGCCGTCGGCGGCTGCAGGCAGAGCGCCTCCAGCAGGCGCCGCCCGTCCCTCGTGAGCAGCGGCCGCCCGTCGGGCCGCAGCACcagcgcccgcccgccccgcggccccagCGCGCCGCGCACCGCGCCCGCCATGGCCGTCGCCTCCTGCGCCAGGCGCCCCGCGTCCGGCACCGCCATGGCCGCGGCGGGCACGGGGCGCATGCGCGGCGCGCTGAGGTGCGGGAGGCGGCATGGCGGCACCCGCCCGCCTCCCGCAACGGTTTCGCTCCTGAGGTGGCCGGGAGCCCCCCGCCGCGAGAGAAGAGGCAGAGGGGAGTTTCTGCGTTTATTTCACTACGCGAGGGAAGCTAGTTCTCAAACACACAAGCCTTGacaaaagggggggggggttaggtATGGCACAAACTTGACAAACCGTACATCCGCGTCTCGGAACAGCGCGAAGCCCATCAAGAAGGCACTATTGACAATACTCGAGTATCTGCGAAATTTTCAGAGGTTTCAGGATAACCCTTCAAAAAGAATGATTAAAATTTACAGAGGGACAGAACCCTTGTGGTACGTCACTTACATAAACGGTGGGGAAATAATAGCctttaacaaaatatattacacATCGAATCCAAAGTCTGTTTCATAAACACCAGTctggcaaataaaataaaacaaatcccaAAGGCacaggagggcaacaaagaaaaaaaaaagaaaccaccatCATCGCATTTGAAAGGTAGacctataaaataatttctttacaaGATTAAACTGGAGGCAAAAACCCCAGGCTATGCCCTCAGTAAGTAATGTCATCTACTTCAAAGTAATCGACATGTGAAATGCAAGAAACATCACCTGCTGCTGAAACTGCTACTTGCTAGGTTTCACATGGCTTATTTGCCCTTTTTAACCTTAGGTCATCTGTACCTAACTAGGCAATCTGTACCTAAATGGCAAATTAAAGGCTTAGAgtgcatttgaaaacaaaacagaacaacaaaaccacatgGCAACAAAGTCTGAAAATACTTCCTGtacaagaagaaacaacaacaaacaacatttGTAAATCAAATGTGGAAACAAGTGCtgttttaaactttaaaaaccaGTAGGAGGCTACAGCCCTCAAAAATCTGCAAACTGTACAGTCAACGGAGTAACTCTGTGCAGAGCTCAGTGTTAAGTACATAATATTCAAGATCAGCCACATGTCATGGTTAAATGGTGATTCTCTAGCGATGGTGAGGTGCTAGAGAAAAGGCTTCATGCACCAGGCCTGTGACCAGCTGTACTGTAAGAATCAGGCAAGAAATTACTTTGTTCTGTTTACATAAGGAAACATAATACAAAACCCAACCAAATCCTAGGTTTCAATGTACTTTTTAGAATTTAAGGAATCTGATCATACCATCAAGCAGAAGTCTGCAGTTTTAATTGTAAAAAGTTTCATCACACGTCCTTTACCTTCCTGCACCATGATGAAAAACACTTCCACAACAGAAGTAACCTCTAAAAAATAAGTTGAAAAGGAAGATAAGCATAGGCATTTTGTCTCGCTCTGTTCAAATTTACTTGTCTTGAGCTGAGTATGAATTTCAGATATGGAGCATTTGTTTAGTCTGATGCTGTCTGACACCATACAGCCTGCCAGCTAGCTGGGTCAAATCCACACTTACTACCATGCAGTCCATGTAGGAATACATGAGTCTGTGTTAATAACTGATCTTGAATAGAAGTGATTAAAATCAACATAAAAGGGCAGAAGGACATTCCTATTTACAAGGCAGATAAAAAGCTTGTAACTATCATTCAAGAGTTTCAGCACCACAAACTTAGCTGAGATATTTTAGCAGATTGAAGTTATTGCCccaattttgattttttacttCACTCATTTCCTCTTATATTAGCCCCATGTACAGAGGGACCTGACTTGGATTGTAAGACAGGTGAAGCTTTGACATTTGACCACTATAATGAATGGCCAAATTTCATCCTGAGAAGATTACAATAATACTATAATATTAGTAGTTTGCCATTTTATATATGGCAAACAACTTCAGTTTCTGTTAGAGCTAACTTAgggattgtttctttttttaaaaaaacagaaaacgtAACAGTGAGGGACTTTCTACATTCACAAATTCTGTCTCATCAGTTGTAGACATAATAGAGTCCCCATGCCTGAAAAAGATTTAAGAAGTAGCTATACTAACATGAAGCTGTAAGAAATAACCTGAAGTCGACTGCTTAAGCAAAGAACTTTCACATCACTGAGGCCCAGAGAAGGGGAAAGGTAAAACAGAAGGTGAGGTGCTGTCAAGATGTCAGCCGCAGGAATATAAGAGCTTGAATGACAAACAGCAGTAAATAGTATTTTCACCAAATACTGAACAAGACTGATGCAGAACAGAATATGACATCACTTGGAGAGTCAGTAAGGCTGCCCATGGCAAAGGGATCAACAGGACATggcaaaaaaagccaaaaatgaCCTCTGAACTTTCCACTGCACGGGATGGATTTGATTTCTGACAGGatccactgaaaacaaacttgGTTGCACTTTGCGTTGTGCCTCCCATCCTCCCATCATCTCACCTGGATAGCTGAAAGTACCTTTACAATACTACAGCTCCTTTTTGACTTGATGCAAACACGGAAAGGCGTGACTTGTGCAAGGAAATCACCAGATAAACACTGGCACCCATTTGTTTTGGATGAAATTTTTACAAGTTCTATACATGCATATAGTTCTTCAAATGAAATGCTGCAAACCCTGGTTCTAAACTGAAACTTAAGCTTCACATAAATTTGTACAGCTCAGCTTAATGAACAGGTGCACCGGGGTGGGGTGTTCAGTTAGGTAGCATATACTGCAGGAAGGACAAATCTAACAAGCAGTGTTTCGCTATCATTTGTTCCAAGGTGTGCGTTGTTAGCTGTCCCACAGTTCCTAGGGCTGGTTCCCTTGTAAACACACACTTCTCATTTGCAAGTGAACTGTTGATAGTGGCCAAATTCTGTTCTGCATAGTCTTTCCTTTGGGAAATTCAGCTCATGCTACATACTATGCATAACGTCGCACCTTCacattttgttacaaaaataagAGAGTCCTGGCATCATCAGTCTGTCTTCTTACTATGATATGGCGACACACAAATGTAAATTCAGAGCTGTCCATTTATCAAGGCTTAAAAAACATACCCTAAATCCTCAACACGTGCAATTCATGAATATGAGCGGACAATTACCTTTCCAGGTGC
This is a stretch of genomic DNA from Cygnus atratus isolate AKBS03 ecotype Queensland, Australia chromosome 1, CAtr_DNAZoo_HiC_assembly, whole genome shotgun sequence. It encodes these proteins:
- the BBS10 gene encoding Bardet-Biedl syndrome 10 protein — protein: MAVPDAGRLAQEATAMAGAVRGALGPRGGRALVLRPDGRPLLTRDGRRLLEALCLQPPTARAMAAAACRHRGATGDGAKTFVLLLAAVLRGLRAAGGAGRALPDFERRVLEPAAALGLRRHLLSAFPGEEQRVDLAALEALLDAYLRGRVGPGERRRLARLCCEYLGRCAARCPPALRLLGRHFEALHAAVPGLPLDGSAVLPGIVLRGDFAAYSPTSGAVGAVVVTEPLHAGPSAPGVELVVGSEGQYEAARRWCEARTEAAVKRLRSSNVGLLLSSVKQQDVVVYYAKLYGVSVVECLSSEEVALIREITGVSPYSPFGDNGCSEITDTAAVMFCRPLLLGSKRYAHVGFASSACAFQPHCLVLCGPVDGVNEQHAAAIQGAFTMLQQLFKTVDGREECRSKGESQNDASDGCSRHSSATQKQLTIGNIYCNSNQVSEHQLKTHRGETDTQIVDSALKGSENPAGIQTVSQIPSNPASHSEELNIPCRGAGSSTDAQKAHAKCEHSGEMHKGYESDLSVDNQKNYSTAVLTTGNANTVTVCERLDVSKDLEKASCGIIPFKHEEGCVSIAQNYSSSIIEAGSVLPVGGYFEILLHYYIQYYAKQLQQSAVTVISSVVADALLIIPKSLYGTTEGNSFAKFYLKTTNALRKNQPLPVNEKGLESVYCKYQLVISVLHCVTELLSIDLIIGVKRPLQKIEDNDSDDDL